The sequence below is a genomic window from Primulina huaijiensis isolate GDHJ02 unplaced genomic scaffold, ASM1229523v2 scaffold6295, whole genome shotgun sequence.
AGAAGCTTATCGAAAGAACCAGCATCACCTGGAACTAGTTTGTTCAAGGTGAATCAATGGCGGTCCTCGAGAATTTTCACGAATTTACCAAAAGTCtactattattatatatttgcgTTTCCAGCAATCTGTCTTCATATCACAAGATTCGAAAAAAGTATCAGTTGCAGAAACATATAATCGACACAACCTACGCTTAGAATCGAGTAAAAGATGTCTTTTATCACGACCTTATTTGGCAACCGCCGGAGCAACATCTGCCATCCATTTCCAATGGACATCTGGGATCCCTTCCATGGTTTCCCTTCTTCAAGCAAGCTAAACAAAACCCAAGGAACCGCAGCCGGTCATGAGGTCTCTGCATTTTCCCGTGCATGCATCGATTGGAAAGAGACGCCGGAGGCCCACGTGTTCAAGGTGGGTCTTCCGGGATTGAAGAAGGAGGAGGTAAAAGTTGAGGTTGAAGAAGGCGGGGTTCTTCAGATCAGCGTCGAGAGGAGTAGAGAGCAGGAGGAGAAGAACGACAAGTGGCACCGAGTGGAGAGAAATAGCGGCAAGTTTCTCCGTCGGTTCAAGTTGCCGGAGGGTGCGAAGGCAGAAGAAATCAAAGCGGCGATGGAGAATGGAGTGCTGACTGTCACGGTACCGAAGGAGGAAGCGAAGAAACCACAAGTCAAGGCCATCAACGTCTCCGGTTGAGAAATTTATGAATctgtaattttttaatttattattatcgtTTTTTACACAAtaagttaaataaattttactcTTATTATTACTCTATATATTGCCCTATTATTACTTTTAATATGTATAGCATATGTATTGTCTTATTATTAAATCAACCCAAATCAACAAGATCCGAAAGCATCGTATGAGGAGTTAGTTCGATCCTACCCATGATCTTGACACATGATCCCGAGCAAGACTGCTCAGTAGGGTCGAAAAAAATTGACACATGTCAATATCCTAGTTTTTGATTTAATGTTTAGTCG
It includes:
- the LOC140970516 gene encoding 17.8 kDa class I heat shock protein-like — translated: MSFITTLFGNRRSNICHPFPMDIWDPFHGFPSSSKLNKTQGTAAGHEVSAFSRACIDWKETPEAHVFKVGLPGLKKEEVKVEVEEGGVLQISVERSREQEEKNDKWHRVERNSGKFLRRFKLPEGAKAEEIKAAMENGVLTVTVPKEEAKKPQVKAINVSG